In Candidatus Eisenbacteria bacterium, one genomic interval encodes:
- the odhB gene encoding 2-oxoglutarate dehydrogenase complex dihydrolipoyllysine-residue succinyltransferase produces MAVELRVPEVGESITEVQIGTWLKKEGDSIERDEALVEIESDKATLELPAPVAGTLAQVLKKKGETVKVGDLIATIGEGEGKPGAKQAPASKAAAPAQAAAPAPAASKDAEAPAKPAAQAPRPAPAPATPSPAPARPSAPPPSAAPPRVMPSARRVAEQNAIDASQVAGTGPGGRVLKEDVMEHLTRKPAPAAPKPAAREAGAPAPPWTPPETDERIEEAVPMSPMRLRIAERLKDAQNTAALLTTFNEIDMSGVIAAREELRDSFAERFGVKLGFMSFFVKAAVDALMHFPQVNAEIRGKEVVYRNYYDLGIAVGGGKGLVVPVLRSAEKLSFAEIELRIADFGARAKENKLTLDELKGGTFTISNGGVYGNLLSTPIINPPQSGILGLHAIQKRPVVVDDQIVIRSMMYVALTYDHRIVDGREAVTFLRHVKGLIERPTRMLLGI; encoded by the coding sequence ATGGCGGTCGAGCTGCGCGTTCCCGAAGTGGGCGAATCCATCACGGAAGTTCAGATCGGGACCTGGCTGAAGAAGGAAGGCGACTCCATCGAGCGCGACGAGGCCTTGGTCGAGATCGAGTCGGACAAGGCCACGCTCGAGCTCCCGGCGCCCGTCGCGGGCACGCTGGCTCAGGTGTTGAAGAAGAAGGGCGAGACGGTCAAGGTCGGGGACTTGATCGCGACGATCGGCGAGGGAGAGGGCAAGCCCGGCGCGAAGCAGGCGCCTGCCTCGAAGGCTGCCGCGCCGGCGCAGGCCGCGGCGCCGGCTCCAGCCGCCTCGAAGGACGCGGAGGCCCCCGCGAAGCCCGCGGCACAGGCTCCGAGGCCCGCGCCCGCTCCGGCCACGCCGTCTCCGGCGCCGGCACGCCCGTCGGCACCGCCGCCTTCCGCCGCGCCGCCCAGGGTCATGCCGTCCGCGCGCCGCGTCGCCGAGCAGAACGCGATCGACGCTTCCCAGGTCGCCGGCACGGGACCGGGCGGCCGCGTCCTCAAGGAAGACGTGATGGAGCACCTGACGCGGAAGCCCGCGCCTGCCGCCCCGAAGCCGGCCGCGCGGGAGGCCGGCGCGCCCGCTCCGCCCTGGACGCCGCCCGAAACCGACGAGCGGATCGAGGAAGCGGTCCCGATGAGCCCGATGCGGCTCCGGATCGCCGAGCGGCTCAAGGATGCGCAGAACACGGCCGCGCTCCTCACCACCTTCAACGAGATCGACATGAGCGGCGTGATCGCCGCGCGCGAGGAGCTTCGCGATTCCTTCGCCGAACGCTTCGGCGTGAAGCTCGGGTTCATGTCCTTCTTCGTGAAGGCGGCCGTCGACGCGCTCATGCACTTCCCGCAAGTGAACGCCGAGATCCGCGGCAAGGAGGTCGTCTACCGGAACTACTACGACCTCGGGATCGCGGTCGGCGGCGGGAAGGGTCTCGTCGTGCCGGTGCTCCGGAGCGCGGAGAAGCTGAGCTTCGCCGAGATCGAGCTCCGGATCGCCGACTTCGGCGCTCGCGCGAAGGAGAACAAGCTGACGCTGGACGAGCTCAAGGGAGGCACGTTCACGATCTCCAACGGAGGCGTGTACGGGAATCTCCTCTCGACGCCGATCATCAACCCGCCTCAGAGCGGCATTCTCGGCCTCCACGCGATCCAGAAGCGGCCCGTCGTGGTGGACGACCAGATCGTGATCCGCTCCATGATGTACGTCGCCCTGACGTACGATCATCGCATCGTGGACGGCCGCGAGGCGGTCACGTTCCTCCGGCACGTCAAGGGATTGATCGAGCGGCCCACGCGGATGCTCCTCGGCATCTGA